A section of the Pan paniscus chromosome 11, NHGRI_mPanPan1-v2.0_pri, whole genome shotgun sequence genome encodes:
- the WHRN gene encoding whirlin isoform X4, with amino-acid sequence MANSAGFLGDLTTEGINKPGFYKGPAGSQVTLSSLGNQTRVLLEEQARHLLNEQERTTMAYYLDEYRGGSVSVEALVMALFELLNTHAKFSLLSEVRGTISPQDLERFDHLMLRREIESMKARQPPGPGAGDTYSMVSYSDTGSSTGSHGTSTTVSSARNTLDLEETGEAVQGNINALPDVSVDDVRSTSQGLSSFKPLPPPPPLAQGNDRPLGQPRKLGREDLQPPSSTPSCSGTVFSAPQNRSPPAGTAPTPGTSCAQDLPSSPIYASVSPANPSSKRPLDAHLALVNQHPIGPFPRVQSPPHLKSPSAEATVAGGCLPPPSPSGHPDQTGTNQHFVMVEVHRPDSEPDVNEVRALPQTRTASTLSQLSDSGQTLSEDSGVDAGEAEASAPGRGRQSASTKSRSSKELPRNERPTDGANKPPGLLEPTSTLVRVKKSAATLGIAIEGGANTRQPLPRIVTIQRGGSAHNCGQLKVGHVILEVNGLTLRGKEHREAARIIAEAFKTKDRDYIDFLVTEFNVML; translated from the exons ATGGCGAACTCGGCAGG GTTTCTTGGCGATCTCACAACAGAAGGAATAAACAAG CCAGGATTTTACAAGGGCCCAGCCGGCTCCCAGGTGACCCTGAGCAGCCTGGGGAACCAGACACGAGTGCTGCTGGAGGAGCAGGCTCGGCACCTGCTGAACGAGCAGGAACGCACCACCATGGCCTACTACCTGGATGAGTACCGTGGCGGCAGCGTCTCTGTGGAGGCCCTCGTCATGGCCCTGTTCGAGCTGCTCAACACCCACGCCAAG TTCTCACTCCTCTCTGAGGTGAGAGGCACCATTTCCCCGCAAGACCTAGAACGCTTCGACCACCTGATGCTGAGGCGTGAGATTGAGTCCATGAAGGCGCGGCAGCCCCCAGGCCCCGGGGCTGGGGACACCTACTCCATGGTCTCCTACAGTGACACGGGTTCATCCACAGGCAGCCACGGCACCTCCACCACCGTCAGCTCGGCCAGG AACACTCTGGACCTGGAGGAAACTGGCGAGGCTGTCCAGGGCAATATCAACGCCCTCCCAGATGTGTCCGTG GATGATGTCAGATCCACCTCCCAGGGGCTGTCAAGCTTCAAGCCActgcctcccccaccacctctgGCCCAAGGCAACGACCGCCCACTAGGCCAGCCAAGGAAGCTGGGGAGAGAGGACCTCCAGCCACCTTCCTCCACGCCTTCCTGCTCGGGCACTGTCTTCTCGGCTCCACAGAACCGCAGCCCGCCAGCGGGCACCGCACCCACCCCAGGGACCTCCTGTGCACAGGACTTGCCCTCTTCCCCCATCTATGCCTCCGTCTCCCCTGCCAACCCCAGCTCCAAGAGGCCGCTGGACGCCCATCTGGCCCTGGTCAACCAACACCCCATCGGCCCCTTCCCGCGGGTCCAGTCACCCCCGCACCTGAAAAGCCCCTCTGCAGAGGCCACAGTGGCTGGGGGCTGCCTTCCGCCCCCATCGCCCTCTGGCCACCCAGACCAGACAGGCACAAACCAGCACTTTGTCATGGTGGAGGTCCACCGCCCCGACAGCGAGCCAGACGTCAATGAAGTGAGGGCGCTGCCCCAGACGCGCA CAGCCTCTACGCTCTCCCAGCTCTCGGACAGCGGGCAGACTCTAAGCGAGGACAGTGGTGTGGATGCTGGCGAGGCAGAGGCCAGCGCCCCAGGCCGAGGAAGGCAGTCGGCGTCCACCAAGAGCAGGAGTAGCAAGGAGCTGCCTCGGAACGAGAGGCCCACAGATGGGGCCAACAAACCG CCTGGACTTCTGGAGCCCACGTCCACTCTGGTCCGTGTGAAGAAAAGTGCGGCCACCCTGGGCATCGCCATCGAGGGTGGCGCCAACACCCGCCAGCCCCTGCCTAGGATTGTCACTATTCAG AGAGGCGGCTCAGCTCACAACTGTGGGCAGCTCAAGGTGGGCCACGTGATCCTGGAAGTGAATGGGCTGACGCTTCGGGGCAAGGAGCACCGGGAGGCCGCCCGCATTATCGCCGAGGCCTTCAAGACTAAGGACCGTGACTACATTGACTTTCTGGTCACTGAGTTCAATGTGATGCTCTAG